The sequence below is a genomic window from Haematobia irritans isolate KBUSLIRL chromosome 3, ASM5000362v1, whole genome shotgun sequence.
AGAATTAATAAAGGCATTGCACATACTCGAAGATTCGGCTACATCGAAGGATGATAAAGTAGAAGCGTTGAATGTAATACGGGACTATATTGATAACTTggattttgccaacaatttcgTAAAGATTGGAGGATCTAGCGTTCTTATACGTTGCATCAAAGATGACGATCAAGTTGTGCGAACAAATGCCATAAATGTTCTGGCCGAATTGTCACAGAATAATCCATTTTGCCAGCAACATTTTGTGGATACAAAAATTATGGAATTACTAGTGCCATATTTAAAGGAAACTAATGATCAAGTAGTTGCCAGTACATTATATGCTCTCTCATCGCTAATGCAGAATTTTGAGCCTGCAACTTGTGAATTCGCCAAAACGGAGGGTATCACGAATGTGCTCTACTGTTTAGGCAATCAATGCTCTCGTGTATTTGTAAAGGCCTGCTTTTTAATATCTTCAATATCATCACAATTTCCCATAATTCGTGATCAGTTTGTATGCTGTAGTGCTTTCCAAATTCTTGCAAAAAATCTGGAATGTGTTAGTGATTTCGATGTGAAGGCGGAGGCTTTACTTTTGGCTTTGTCAACGTTAACGGAAAGTCAGCATTTTAAATCCATCAATATTCAAAAATCTGAGATTTTGGATACTTTAAATggcattttgaaaaatatcaaaGGACTACCACAATGTGAAGAAATGGAAATGTACATTAAGAATATACTAGAAAAACTAAGTTAGACTAGTAGATTAGTATTTATTTAGTGCTAAAATCTGACCCCTATAAGAATATTTAccaattttatatacatttataatatgGCTTTTAACATTAATAaatgtttttgataaaatttgcattaCTCCATTCTAAGGGTATAGTCACACTAGAgaaatatttggccaaaattagTGTCCAACTTTTTTTCCAGGAATATCTGGATACCGTGTTTTGTTAAATGAtcgtattttaagaattttaagcTAATgaattcgaaagaaataaaaattaatgtcgtatgctgaaataaaattttactgcgACTAATTAATTCTATTATCGCCCACTATGTGATAACAATTCCCTTTGTACCAATAGGGTGGTGGAGGGAAACCATGTATTGACCatctttttgaaataaa
It includes:
- the LOC142231646 gene encoding uncharacterized protein LOC142231646, translating into MDASSKTLKDLLKFAIKYQTDDVKSDGPPMVLDEERKQFLENVLKSMTVDVTEELIKALHILEDSATSKDDKVEALNVIRDYIDNLDFANNFVKIGGSSVLIRCIKDDDQVVRTNAINVLAELSQNNPFCQQHFVDTKIMELLVPYLKETNDQVVASTLYALSSLMQNFEPATCEFAKTEGITNVLYCLGNQCSRVFVKACFLISSISSQFPIIRDQFVCCSAFQILAKNLECVSDFDVKAEALLLALSTLTESQHFKSINIQKSEILDTLNGILKNIKGLPQCEEMEMYIKNILEKLS